ATAGTCCGGATGGCCGTTGTACCAGCCCGCAAACTCCATGGCCGTGTGACTTCCCGTCAGGTCTTCTCCCGGTATGCCAAGCTTTCGATCCGCCTCCGCGCCACAGGTGAATATGATCGCGTGATAAGCCTCGCGCAGTTCCGTGACCGTCAGGTCCCGTCCGACACAGACATTGCCAACAAAACGGTGATTGGGCGCGCGTGCGATCTTGTCGTAAAACTGTGTCGCCTGTTTAAGCTTGGGATGATCGGGCGCCACACCGTGGCGCACCAATCCATACGGGACCGGCAGACGTTCATACATGTCCACGAACACGTTTTTGCCCGACTTGAACAGTGCCTCGGTGGCGTAAAAACCACTTGGGCCGCTGCCCACGATCGCAACTCGCAGGGGGCATTCTATTGAACCTAAGACAGGCATGCTTCTGAAATTCTCGGTAATCCCGTTTCTTCTTGTGAACCTGCGGCTGGCAGTGATGCTTGCTACTCATCAACGACCGGCAACGGCGGCGTCTGTTCGGCGTAATCTGATTTACAGCATTATATACGCCATATGGTCGATGAGACGATCGCCAATCGGTGCCAGTGCTTTGATGTTTCGCCGGGAAAACGGGCACAATGGCCCCATGGAAGACCTGAATAAGTTGAAAATAGACCGCGGCGGCAAGCGCGGCGCCGGCCCGTTGCCTCGCGGTGGCGGCAGAAAGCGGCTGATGATTTTGCTGGCCCTGATGGTTGCCGGGGTGGGAGGGTATTTCAAGTATGGCGGCCATCTCAATCTATTGCGGCCGCGCCCGGAGGTGGAGGTCGGTAATGTAGTGACGGCCTATCCCTCGCAGGCGCTCTCGCTTTTTAACGCCACGGGCTACGTAGTGCCGCAGACCAGGGCGGATGTCGCCTCCAAGGCCACCGGCCGGCTGCAGGCGATCGAGGTGGAGGCGGGCAGCGTGGTCAGGAAAGATCAGATCATCGCCCGCCTGGAGGATCAAGACGTGGTGGCCGTCATGGAGCGCAATCGCGCCAGCGTCGAGGCGGCGAGGGCGGCCGTCACGGAGGCTAGGGCCCAGTTGCACGTGAGTCAGGCGCGAGTGGCGGAAGTGCGTGCGGAAATGCTGGACGCAGAACGCGCCATGACACGGGCCCAGGCCATGGTCGGTAAAAAATATGTTACCCAGGAATTTTATGATGCGGCGCAGGCTCGTCGTGACAAAGCCGCCGCCAACGTGTCGAGTGCAGAGGCGGGTGTCGCCGCCGCCGCCGCCTCGCTCGCTACTGCGGAGGCACAGGTGACAGCGGCGGAAGCGGCTTACGACGAAGCCAGGGTGGCGGTGGAGTACACGTTGATCCGGGCGCCATTCGACGGCGTCATCCTGTCCAAGCATGCCGACGTGGGCGACGTGGTGGCGCCGTTTGCCTCGGCAAATCAGTCCAAGGGCGCCGTGGTATCGATGGCGGACATGAGCACCTTGCAGGTGGAGGCCGACGTGTCGGAATCGAACCTCACCAAGGTCAGCGTGGGACAACCCTGCGAAATCCAGCTCGATGCGCTGCCGGAGCAGCGGCTGCGCGGCGAAGTGCATGCCATTGTCCCGACCGTGGATCGCGCCAAGGCCACGGTGCTGGTCAAGGTGAAATTCATCGACCCCGAACCCCGCATCCTGCCCGACATGAGCGCCCGGGTGGCATTTTTGAGCCGGTCGTTGACAGAGGAAGATCAAAAGCCGCGCACGGCCGTGCCGGCGGCCGCCATCGTGACGCACGACGGTCACAGCCTCGCGTATCGGCTGGACGGCGATGTGGCCCGTGAAGTGACGGTAATGGCTGGCGGCGAGCGTTTGGGCGACCTGGTGGTGATCAAGGCGGGGCTCAACCCCGGCGACAAGGTGGTGCTGAATCCGTCCGCCGAACTGCGGGACGGCATGCGGATAAAACTACCGCAGTCATGACGCCGGTCGTCGAGATTCGCCGTCTATGCAAGTCCTACCGGCGTGGAGATCAGGACGTGCATGTATTGATGAATCTCGATCTTACGATTTACGAGGGCAGTTTTGTCGCCTTGATGGGGCCTTCTGGATCGGGCAAGTCCACGCTGCTGAACATCATCGCCGGCATTGATCGGCCAGACAGCGGCGAACTGCGCATCGCCGGCATCGATATCACCACGCTCTCCGAAGCGGCGCTGGCGCAGTGGCGGGCGGAAAACATCGGCTTTGTCTTCCAATTCTACAATCTCATGCCGGTACTCACGGCGTACGAGAATATCGAACTGCCGCTGTTGCTGACCGATCTGTCGCGGCGGCAGCGCCGCGAGCATGTCGATATGGTGCTGGACCTGGTCGGTCTGACCGATCGCAGCGAACATTACCCGTCGCAGCTCTCCGGTGGACAGCAGCAGCGTGTGGCCATCGCCCGTGCGCTGGTCACCGATCCCACGCTCATTGTCGCAGACGAGCCAACCGGTGATCTCGACCGGGTGTCGGCCCGCGACATCCTCGATCTGCTCGAATCGCTCAACAGCACTCTGGGCAAGACCATCATCATGGTTACGCACGATCAACTTGCCGCCGATCGCGCCCATGTCATCCGTCATCTCGACAAGGGCGTGCTGACCGACACTGAACAGCCCGCGCCCGCCGCGGCATGAAGCATGGCCTATCTGCCACGCCTGATTTTCCGCAATCTTCTCCGCCACCCCCTGCGGACTCTATTGACGGCGATTGGCATCGTCGTTGCCATCACCGCCTTCGGCCTGCTGCGCACGACCGTCGACGCCTGGTACGCAGGAGTGGAGGCATCTTCCAGCTCGCGGCTGGTGACGCGCAATAAAAACTCACTGGTCTTCCCGCTGCCGCTGCATTATCTGAACAAGATCCGCCAGGTCGGCGGTGTATCGCAGGTCAGCTACGCCGAGTGGTTCGGCGGCATCTACATCGACAAGAAGAACTTCTTCCCCCAGTTCGCCGTGGACGGGCACACCTATTTCAAGTTGTATCCGGAGTTCGTCGTTCCACCGGAACAATTGAGGTCGTTCTCGCTCGACCGACGCGGTGTCATCGTGGGCCGCAAGACCGCAGCCCAGTATGGTTGGAAGATCGGCGATCAAATTCCGCTCCAGGGAACCATCTACCCCGGCACCTGGGACTTTGTCATTGAGGGCATCTATCGCGGCATCGACAGCAAGACCGACGAGACGCAGTTCTTTTTTCACTGGGATTACCTGAACGAGATTACCAAAAAAACCAATCCAGATAACGCCGACAAGATCGGCATTTTTCTGGTGGGGCTGAAGCACGCGCAGGATGCGCCGCTGATCGCCCAGCACATCGACGCCATGTTTGCCAACTCGCTTGCCGAGACGCTGACCGAAACCGAAAAGGCCTTCCAGTTGAGTTTCGTGGCCATGACCGAGGCTATTCTGCTGGTCATACAAGCGGTGTCATTTTTGATCATCCTGATCATCATGGCGGTGATGGCCAATACGATGGCCATGACCGCCCGAGAGCGCCGGGGGGAATATGCCATCCTGAAGGCGATGGGCTTTCCGGCGCGCTTCATCGTCGGCCTTATTTTGGGCGAGTCGCTGCTGTTGAGCTTGAGCGCCGGCGCCGCCGGCATCGTCCTCATCTTCCCCACCGCGCGTGACGTGGGCGCGCGCTTCGGCACGCTGTTCCCCATCTTCAATGTTTCAGCGCAGACGATATGGATGGCGGCGGGCGCCGCGCTGCTGGTGGGGGTGGTCGCCGCCGTGGTGCCCGCCTGGCGGGCCGCACATATACCCATCGCAGAAGGTATGCGGGGTGTCGTCTGATGGGAATCCCGTTGTCTTATATCGTCCGTAATCTATGGGTGCGCAGGCTCACCACCGGACTGACGGCGATGGGCATGGCGCTGGTGGTGTACGTGTTCGCCGCCGTGCTCATGCTTTCGGAGGGGTTGGAAAAGACGCTGGTGCAGACCGGCAGCAACGACAACGTTGTCGTCATCCGTCGTTCCGCGGAGACGGAGATCCAGAGCGCGGTGTACCGCGATCAGGCCACTCTGGTGGCGAGCCTGCCGGAGATCGGCAATGACGCCCATGGCGATCGGCTGGTGTCGAAGGAGGTCGTGGTATTGATGGTGCTGCCCAAACGCGGCACCAACAAGCCCTCCAACGTCACCATCCGCGGTCTGTCATTATCGGGCGTCAGCATGCGCCCGCAGGTGCATGTCATACGAGGGCGCATGTTCCGGCCCGGTTCCGCTGAGATAGTCGCCGGTAACAAAATCGCCAAAGGCTTCATGGGAGCGGGCTTGGGAGAGCATATCAAGCTCGGCCAGCAGGAATGGACGGTGGTCGGCATCTTTGATGCCGGCAACAGCGGCTTTGCCTCGGAGCTGTGGGGCGACGCCGATCAGATGATGCAGACCTTCCGCCGTGAGTCGTATTCCTCGGTGGTGTTCCGGTTGGCCGACCCCGGCGCTTTTGCCGCCGTCAAAAAGAAACTGGAATCCGATCAGCGGCTGACCGTGGAGGCGGAGCGCGAGCCACGCTTTTACGCCCGCCAGTCGGAACTGATGTCGAACTTCCTGCGCATCCTCGGTACGGTCCTGAGTTCGATCTTCTCCATCGGCGCCATCATTGGCGCGATGATCACCATGTACGCCTCGGTCGCCAACCGCACCGCCGAGATCGGCACCCTGCGGGCCATCGGCTTCCGGCGCTGGAACATCCTGAGCGCCTTCATGCTGGAATCGCTGCTGCTGAGCCTGGTGGGCGGCATCATCGGGTTGGTGATGGCCTCATTCATGCAGTTCTTCACCGTCTCGACCATGAACTGGCAGACCTTCGCCGAACTGGCCTTTTCCTTCACCATGACTCAGCGCGTGATCATCGAGGGATTGTTGTTCGCGTTGCTGATGGGCTTTGCCGGCGGCGTTCTGCCGGCGCTGCGCGCCGCGCGCATGAACATCATCGACGCCCTCCGCACTGTCTAACGCCCGGGTTCCAACTATGCGTGCTCTGAGACATGGTTGCACTCGATATGCGCGGGCCACAGCAACTCGTTGGCCGAAGTTCGAACCTCGCGGAGAGTAGAAACCGCGAGCCAAATGCCAACGCCGAGCGCGACCAGAGCATCCGCTTCGTTATGGCCCGTGACGGCGACCAGCACGCCCGCTACGACCGGGGCGAGAGAAACCCAGACATCGCCAAGATTGTGAAGGTACGCGAGGCGCGCTGTGGCGTTGTGATCGGCCGCCTCGTGTAGCAGCCTAGCAACAGCGTAATTTGCGGCCGCAGCAGCCAAGCCCGTTGCGATAGGCACAAGACTCACCACAGGCGCGGGATGCCTGAGGCGCAGGACTGCTTCGATGATGATGCTGGCACTCAAGACGACTAGCCCCAGAGAATTAAGCACGTTTGTAGTGCGCTGAGACTGCCGACCGAGATAGACAGGCAGGAAGAAGGCGAGATAGAGGCAGAGCAACGCGAGTTCATCCGAGAAATTGTGTGCGCTATCGACCAGGAGGCTCAGGCTGTGCGATTGAACGCCGGCGATGGCCTCACCAACTGCAATGGCCGTATTCAACGCGACAGCACCACCAACCGCTTTACGAAAGTGCGACACCGCTGCTCCTATGTGGCGCCCAACTAGAGTTAGATTTCACTTTTGCGATCTGATCTGGGTATCAACGCCGTATAAACTGGTGTGCATGTTTTAACCCCGTGATTTTAGCCAGCCAAATATTGAAAACATGGCGATGATTTTATCAAAAGACTGACAGGGCCTAGTGAGAGAACATCAGAAGATGGGGTTCGATATCAGCCCGATGGTGGGCGTGCGTTATACTGTTTACATAGTGCGACAGTAAAACAACCAAAATTAAGCTATAAATCAGGGAATAAGCGTGATTCCAGGGTTCAAAGAAGAAAGATTGGTGGCGGTGACGGCACCGGCGCGGCTGCATTTCGGTTTCGTCGATCTTAACGGCGAACTGGGACGGCAATTCGGCAGCCTGGGACTCGCCATCGCCGATCTGGCCACCAAGCTCATCATCCGCCCGTCCGCGCAGAACGTGACGCACGGGCCGGATGCGGCGCGCGCAAGACACTTTGCCGATGTGCTGTTGCATGAGTGGGGCATACAAAGCGCCGTGTCGATCATCGTTGAGCACGCTATCCCGTCGCATTGCGGCCTCGGCTCCGGCACGCAGATGGCGCTGGCCGTGGGCACCGGACTCGCCAAGCTTTTTGAAATCGATATCAATACCACGGAGTTGGTGCGAATCACCAATCGCGGCACGCGCTCCGGCGTCGGCCTCGGCGCCTTTGATCATGGCGGCTTCCTCGTCGACGGTGGGCGTGGACCGAATACAATAGCGCCGCCCTTGATCAGCCGCCTGCCGTTCCCCGAACAGTGGCGCATGTTGCTGATCTTCGATGACGAGCGTGAGGGCCTGCATGGACAGAGCGAGCGCGATGCGTTCAAGCAACTGTCGCCGATGCCGTCCGAGACATCCGCCGAATTGTGCCGCCGCGTGCTGGTGCAGTTGTTGCCGGCGTTGGTGGAAGAGGATTTCATGAACTTCAGCGATGCAATTACGCGATTGCAGGAGGCGACGGGCGATCAATTCTCAAGCGTCCAGGGCGGCCGTTACACCAGCCCGCGTGTGGCCGAGGTGCTGGAGTGGCTGCGCGGGCAGGGCGTGGCTGGCCTCGGCCAGAGTTCGTGGGGGCCGACGGGGTTCGCATTTTTCGCCACCGCTGACGAGGCGGAAAGCATGGCGGCATTGGCGCGCCAGCGCCGGCAATCCACTGCGACGCTGCGATTCATGGTTTGCCGGGCGCGCAATGAGGGCGCGCGTGTTCGCACTCATGTGGCACGTCATCTGATCGCCGCCTGATGTAAAACCACTGCGTGAGTCATCAACCATGAAAAATCCATATCTGCTGCATATTTTCTGTCCCACGAAAAACGTCAGTCCGTTCGACATCAACATGGCCTATGAGGCCCGCTATGACGCCGTGATCCCCCACAGCGACGTGACGCTCGATGACATCCGTCCGTTGACACAGGACACCATTTTCTCGCGCGGCCCCACGGGCGTGAAGCGCACCGGCATTTTCATCGGCGGCCGCGATTTCGGCCTGGCGCTGGACATGCTTGACGAGGCCCGCAAATCGATGGTGCCGCCGTTCGAAGTATCCGTGTTCGTCGATCCCTCCGGCGCGATTACCACCGCCGCGGCGCTGATGGCGTGCGTGGAATGGTGGGTGCGCAAACGCAAGAAGGGCGATCTGGAAGGCAAAAACGTGCAGATTTTCGGCGGGACCGGTCCGGTCGGCGTGTGCGCCGGTCTGCTGGCGTCGCAGTGTGGAGCGAAGGTGACGCTGGTCAGCCATCAGGGGGCGGCGGTGGCGCAGGCGCTGGCCGATCGTTACAACGCGCGCTTCAGGACCGACATGCGTGGCGGAGACAGCAGTTCGGAGGCTGCATCAGGGTCGCTGATAGCTGGCGCCGAGATCGCCATCGGTGCCGCCAAGGCGGGTGTGTGCGTATTGTCCGAAAAGTTATTGAAGCAGGCCCGGAAGCTGATGGTGGCCGCCGACGTGAACGCCGTGCCGCCCACGGGTATCGAAGGCGTGGGGGTGCATGACATGGGCAAGCCCATTGCCGCCACGCCCGCCGGCGCGGCGGGCATCGGCGCGCTGGCGGTGGGCAACATCAAATACAAGGTGCATACCCGTCTCTTCAAAAAAATGTTCGAAGCGAAGAAGCCGCTATATCTGAGTTTCCCGGAGGCCTTTCAGGTGGCCCGCGAGATTGTCTCCTCCAGTTTGAAGTGACCTCGGTTCTGATCATTGCGCAATCGGCGCGCGCGCTGGCGCAGTCGGCGGTCAAGGCGGGCTGGAAAGCCTATGCCATCGACCAGTTCGGTGATTTGGATACCCGTGCGGCAACGCAGCACTGTGATGTAGTCTGCAATTTCAGCGATACCCCCACCCTTCTTGTTGTCGTTGAGCTGCTTTTGGACAAGCATCATCCAAGTGCCTGCGTCATCGGTGGTGGCATGGAATCCGCTCTGGAATCCCTCATGGCTGTCAACGAACGCCTGCCGTTTACGGGCAATTCGCTGGAGATTTACCGTCGCCTGTGCGATCCTATTTCCTTCTGCAAATTGCTGGACAATCTCGGCATCACATATCCTGAAACGGTGTCCGATGGTTCAGCAGCGTCGACGTCTGGCTGGCTAGCGAAGCGTGTAGGGGGCAGCGGCGGCGGGCACATACGACCATTGGCGGCGGGTGAGTTGCCGGGCGATGGGTATTATCGACAGCGGAGGGTTGATGGTATGTCCGCGTCCGTGTTGTTTCTTGCCAATGGCAGGAACGCGCAGGTTCTCGGTTATACACGGCACTGGCAGGCGCAGCCGGATGCAGGCCGGTCTTACTGCCGCAGTGGCTTGATACGCTGGTCGGCGGTACCCGCGCCCACAAGGGCACAATTGGAAAATACGGTCAGTGAGCTGACCCTGGCCGCCGGCCTGCGCGGCTTGTGTGGATTGGATTTCATGCTGGGTGATGACGGGTCAATCGCGGTTCTGGAGATCAATCCACGACCGCCCGCCAGCTTCGAATTGCATGAAGGCGAAGCAAGCCTGCTCGGAGCGCACCGGCGGGCTTGCGACGGCGAGTTGATTTCACCGCCGCCAGCGCCGGCATCAGCGGTCAAGGCATCGGTGGCGTTGTATGCGACGTGTTCGTTGACGGTGCCCGCGGGTTTCGTGTGGCCGCGATGGTGCGCGGATATTCCGGCCGCGGGAACAGTCATCGAACGGGATCAGCCGGTATGCACGGTGATGGCGCTGGCCACGAGCATGGAAGCCACCCAGGCCCTGGCGGAGAAAAGGCTGTTGACTTTGCTGGCCGAATTGAAAAACTTTCAATCCATAACTTGACGAGAGTATGCCAATGATCGGCAAAACAACCGCCACTCGAAAGGACAAACCGGCCGTCAGCATAAATGCCATGACGGCACCATTGGTGAAGTCGCTTGTTAAAAACGCCGGTGCGCTGGGTCTGGGCGTGAGCAAGCTCAAAAACGGGGTGACCGTCATTGATGCGGGCATCGAGGCTCCAGGAGGCCTGGAGGCGGGCCGCTTGATTACGGAAATCTGCATGGGTGGATTGGGCCACGTCAACATCCGTTCGGCAAAGGTATTTGCGCGCTGGAGCTGGCATCTCGACGTCTGGTCCAGCAGCCCGGTGCTCGCCTGTCTGGGCAGCCAGTATGCCGGCTGGAATTTGAGCCATGGCAGCGGCAAGGAAGCCTTCGGCGCCCTCGGTTCCGGACCGGCGCGCTCGCTCGGCAGCAAGGAGCGGCTGTTTCATGAATTGAATTATCGCGACCACGCCGCGCAGACGACGATGATCATCGAAGTGGACAAGATACCGCCCGTCGAACTCACGCGGAAAATCGCCGACATGTGCGGTGTGCGCCCAGGCGCGCTCACCCTGGTCCTGACGCCGACCAACAGTCTCGCCGGCGGCATACAGGTCGTGGGCCGTGTACTGGAGGTGGCGTTGCACAAGGTTCACACGGTCGGCTTTCCGCTGGCCGACATCGCCGATGGCGTCGCCAGCGCGCCCATCTGTCCGCCGGCACAGGATCCCATGGTCGCGATGGGCCGCACCAATGA
This DNA window, taken from Gammaproteobacteria bacterium, encodes the following:
- a CDS encoding beta-ribofuranosylaminobenzene 5'-phosphate synthase family protein, translating into MIPGFKEERLVAVTAPARLHFGFVDLNGELGRQFGSLGLAIADLATKLIIRPSAQNVTHGPDAARARHFADVLLHEWGIQSAVSIIVEHAIPSHCGLGSGTQMALAVGTGLAKLFEIDINTTELVRITNRGTRSGVGLGAFDHGGFLVDGGRGPNTIAPPLISRLPFPEQWRMLLIFDDEREGLHGQSERDAFKQLSPMPSETSAELCRRVLVQLLPALVEEDFMNFSDAITRLQEATGDQFSSVQGGRYTSPRVAEVLEWLRGQGVAGLGQSSWGPTGFAFFATADEAESMAALARQRRQSTATLRFMVCRARNEGARVRTHVARHLIAA
- the mch gene encoding methenyltetrahydromethanopterin cyclohydrolase, with amino-acid sequence MTAPLVKSLVKNAGALGLGVSKLKNGVTVIDAGIEAPGGLEAGRLITEICMGGLGHVNIRSAKVFARWSWHLDVWSSSPVLACLGSQYAGWNLSHGSGKEAFGALGSGPARSLGSKERLFHELNYRDHAAQTTMIIEVDKIPPVELTRKIADMCGVRPGALTLVLTPTNSLAGGIQVVGRVLEVALHKVHTVGFPLADIADGVASAPICPPAQDPMVAMGRTNDAVIFGGHAHLYVRGTDADAQALAQKLPSNSSRDFGRPFAEVFKEVNYDFYKVDPMLFSPARVAVTALKSGRTFHAGRLHEELLDRSFGAEK
- a CDS encoding ABC transporter ATP-binding protein, with translation MTPVVEIRRLCKSYRRGDQDVHVLMNLDLTIYEGSFVALMGPSGSGKSTLLNIIAGIDRPDSGELRIAGIDITTLSEAALAQWRAENIGFVFQFYNLMPVLTAYENIELPLLLTDLSRRQRREHVDMVLDLVGLTDRSEHYPSQLSGGQQQRVAIARALVTDPTLIVADEPTGDLDRVSARDILDLLESLNSTLGKTIIMVTHDQLAADRAHVIRHLDKGVLTDTEQPAPAAA
- a CDS encoding efflux RND transporter periplasmic adaptor subunit encodes the protein MEDLNKLKIDRGGKRGAGPLPRGGGRKRLMILLALMVAGVGGYFKYGGHLNLLRPRPEVEVGNVVTAYPSQALSLFNATGYVVPQTRADVASKATGRLQAIEVEAGSVVRKDQIIARLEDQDVVAVMERNRASVEAARAAVTEARAQLHVSQARVAEVRAEMLDAERAMTRAQAMVGKKYVTQEFYDAAQARRDKAAANVSSAEAGVAAAAASLATAEAQVTAAEAAYDEARVAVEYTLIRAPFDGVILSKHADVGDVVAPFASANQSKGAVVSMADMSTLQVEADVSESNLTKVSVGQPCEIQLDALPEQRLRGEVHAIVPTVDRAKATVLVKVKFIDPEPRILPDMSARVAFLSRSLTEEDQKPRTAVPAAAIVTHDGHSLAYRLDGDVAREVTVMAGGERLGDLVVIKAGLNPGDKVVLNPSAELRDGMRIKLPQS
- a CDS encoding ATP-grasp domain-containing protein; translation: MTSVLIIAQSARALAQSAVKAGWKAYAIDQFGDLDTRAATQHCDVVCNFSDTPTLLVVVELLLDKHHPSACVIGGGMESALESLMAVNERLPFTGNSLEIYRRLCDPISFCKLLDNLGITYPETVSDGSAASTSGWLAKRVGGSGGGHIRPLAAGELPGDGYYRQRRVDGMSASVLFLANGRNAQVLGYTRHWQAQPDAGRSYCRSGLIRWSAVPAPTRAQLENTVSELTLAAGLRGLCGLDFMLGDDGSIAVLEINPRPPASFELHEGEASLLGAHRRACDGELISPPPAPASAVKASVALYATCSLTVPAGFVWPRWCADIPAAGTVIERDQPVCTVMALATSMEATQALAEKRLLTLLAELKNFQSIT
- a CDS encoding FtsX-like permease family protein; the protein is MAYLPRLIFRNLLRHPLRTLLTAIGIVVAITAFGLLRTTVDAWYAGVEASSSSRLVTRNKNSLVFPLPLHYLNKIRQVGGVSQVSYAEWFGGIYIDKKNFFPQFAVDGHTYFKLYPEFVVPPEQLRSFSLDRRGVIVGRKTAAQYGWKIGDQIPLQGTIYPGTWDFVIEGIYRGIDSKTDETQFFFHWDYLNEITKKTNPDNADKIGIFLVGLKHAQDAPLIAQHIDAMFANSLAETLTETEKAFQLSFVAMTEAILLVIQAVSFLIILIIMAVMANTMAMTARERRGEYAILKAMGFPARFIVGLILGESLLLSLSAGAAGIVLIFPTARDVGARFGTLFPIFNVSAQTIWMAAGAALLVGVVAAVVPAWRAAHIPIAEGMRGVV
- a CDS encoding cation transporter, whose amino-acid sequence is MSHFRKAVGGAVALNTAIAVGEAIAGVQSHSLSLLVDSAHNFSDELALLCLYLAFFLPVYLGRQSQRTTNVLNSLGLVVLSASIIIEAVLRLRHPAPVVSLVPIATGLAAAAANYAVARLLHEAADHNATARLAYLHNLGDVWVSLAPVVAGVLVAVTGHNEADALVALGVGIWLAVSTLREVRTSANELLWPAHIECNHVSEHA
- a CDS encoding NAD(P)-dependent methylenetetrahydromethanopterin dehydrogenase → MKNPYLLHIFCPTKNVSPFDINMAYEARYDAVIPHSDVTLDDIRPLTQDTIFSRGPTGVKRTGIFIGGRDFGLALDMLDEARKSMVPPFEVSVFVDPSGAITTAAALMACVEWWVRKRKKGDLEGKNVQIFGGTGPVGVCAGLLASQCGAKVTLVSHQGAAVAQALADRYNARFRTDMRGGDSSSEAASGSLIAGAEIAIGAAKAGVCVLSEKLLKQARKLMVAADVNAVPPTGIEGVGVHDMGKPIAATPAGAAGIGALAVGNIKYKVHTRLFKKMFEAKKPLYLSFPEAFQVAREIVSSSLK
- a CDS encoding ABC transporter permease, whose protein sequence is MGIPLSYIVRNLWVRRLTTGLTAMGMALVVYVFAAVLMLSEGLEKTLVQTGSNDNVVVIRRSAETEIQSAVYRDQATLVASLPEIGNDAHGDRLVSKEVVVLMVLPKRGTNKPSNVTIRGLSLSGVSMRPQVHVIRGRMFRPGSAEIVAGNKIAKGFMGAGLGEHIKLGQQEWTVVGIFDAGNSGFASELWGDADQMMQTFRRESYSSVVFRLADPGAFAAVKKKLESDQRLTVEAEREPRFYARQSELMSNFLRILGTVLSSIFSIGAIIGAMITMYASVANRTAEIGTLRAIGFRRWNILSAFMLESLLLSLVGGIIGLVMASFMQFFTVSTMNWQTFAELAFSFTMTQRVIIEGLLFALLMGFAGGVLPALRAARMNIIDALRTV